A genomic stretch from Rubripirellula reticaptiva includes:
- a CDS encoding DUF6580 family putative transport protein, whose protein sequence is MMFYALTLIVAASRFLPHPPNVACVGALGLFAGCYLAGRRAFLVPAVVLLISDIVGHALQIPGMGFYSPVAMLGVYGGATLGVMVGRWVSRANQASDQSGLGAKIARICGGSLAASTLFFVTSNLGVWMAGWYTMTIGGLFACYAAAIPFFGYTIAGDLVFTAVLFGAYQFSVNSVTVRQQLVPVKVR, encoded by the coding sequence ATGATGTTTTACGCTCTGACCTTGATTGTCGCTGCCAGCCGCTTTTTGCCACACCCACCAAACGTGGCGTGTGTCGGGGCGTTGGGACTATTTGCGGGCTGCTATTTGGCTGGGCGGCGAGCATTTTTGGTGCCCGCGGTCGTGCTGTTGATCAGCGACATCGTCGGTCATGCACTGCAGATCCCGGGCATGGGTTTCTACTCGCCCGTCGCCATGTTGGGCGTCTACGGCGGTGCAACTTTGGGCGTGATGGTGGGGCGTTGGGTGTCCCGTGCGAATCAGGCGTCTGATCAGTCGGGCTTGGGTGCCAAGATTGCTCGGATTTGTGGTGGCTCGCTCGCTGCGTCGACGCTCTTCTTCGTGACCAGCAACCTGGGTGTCTGGATGGCCGGATGGTACACGATGACCATCGGTGGTTTGTTCGCTTGTTACGCCGCTGCCATCCCGTTCTTCGGTTACACGATTGCGGGTGACTTGGTTTTCACCGCTGTCTTGTTCGGTGCCTATCAGTTCTCGGTGAATTCAGTGACCGTTCGCCAGCAATTGGTTCCTGTCAAAGTTCGCTAG
- a CDS encoding CAP domain-containing protein produces the protein MRKFACIAAVLSIGMIVASGNIASAQYPIVSSPAMSMPVSSGASYFCAKCGKMHAGQAPTANSAVTAGGQTPSMVQPTSSNSPAPMASSSAMRARGGVSNVLAALNAQRSRQGVGALRYDRSLQAVAERRAQEMASMGLKSHPPGSFSPGTYEGVGWSSSYSPSGVSACFTSDTRMQYAGAAMATGRDGVYFAVVYR, from the coding sequence ATGCGTAAGTTTGCTTGTATTGCAGCTGTTTTGTCGATTGGGATGATAGTTGCCAGCGGCAACATCGCCTCGGCTCAGTACCCGATCGTTTCGTCACCCGCCATGTCGATGCCTGTTTCGTCAGGCGCCAGCTACTTCTGCGCCAAGTGTGGCAAAATGCACGCTGGCCAAGCCCCGACTGCGAATTCTGCGGTTACCGCTGGCGGTCAAACTCCGTCGATGGTCCAGCCGACCTCGTCCAACTCGCCCGCACCGATGGCTTCGTCGTCGGCGATGCGAGCAAGAGGCGGCGTCAGCAATGTTTTGGCGGCCTTGAACGCACAGCGATCTCGACAGGGCGTCGGTGCCCTGCGATACGATAGGTCGTTGCAAGCTGTTGCCGAACGGCGAGCACAAGAAATGGCCTCGATGGGCTTGAAGAGCCATCCGCCGGGATCGTTTTCGCCCGGAACCTACGAGGGTGTGGGTTGGTCCAGTTCGTATTCGCCGTCGGGAGTGTCGGCATGCTTCACCAGCGATACCAGAATGCAGTACGCCGGAGCCGCCATGGCAACCGGACGCGACGGCGTGTACTTCGCGGTCGTCTATCGCTAA
- the hisH gene encoding imidazole glycerol phosphate synthase subunit HisH — protein sequence MITIVDYQMGNLRSVQKAIEKVGGEAKISSDPAEIASAEKLVLPGVGAFGDAMAEIRRRDLASPIIDFVDSGRPFLGICLGLQLLFERGLEHGEHEGLGILAGDVVRFDLPSNFKVPHMGWNTVTKKAPTGDANPLTEGIENDSHFYFVHSYYVRPTDPSVVALTCDYGGPFCAAIRRGNVIATQFHPEKSQDNGLKLLASFNGMTMNAEASV from the coding sequence ATGATTACGATCGTTGACTACCAGATGGGCAATCTGCGAAGTGTCCAAAAAGCCATCGAGAAAGTGGGTGGCGAGGCGAAGATCAGCTCGGACCCAGCAGAAATTGCCAGTGCCGAAAAGCTTGTTTTGCCCGGTGTCGGCGCGTTTGGTGACGCCATGGCCGAGATTCGGCGGCGCGACCTCGCCTCGCCGATCATCGACTTTGTCGACTCCGGTCGACCATTTCTGGGGATCTGCTTGGGACTGCAGTTGCTGTTTGAACGTGGCCTTGAGCATGGCGAGCACGAAGGGCTGGGCATTCTGGCTGGTGATGTGGTTCGTTTCGACTTGCCGAGCAACTTCAAAGTCCCGCACATGGGCTGGAACACGGTTACCAAGAAAGCTCCGACCGGAGACGCAAACCCTCTGACCGAAGGCATTGAGAACGACAGCCACTTCTACTTTGTTCACTCGTATTACGTTCGGCCGACGGATCCATCGGTGGTCGCGTTAACATGCGATTACGGCGGGCCGTTCTGTGCCGCAATTCGCCGCGGAAACGTGATTGCGACTCAGTTTCACCCTGAAAAAAGCCAGGACAACGGACTGAAACTGCTGGCGTCGTTTAACGGGATGACCATGAATGCCGAGGCAAGCGTTTGA